A portion of the Candidatus Omnitrophota bacterium genome contains these proteins:
- a CDS encoding PKD domain-containing protein, whose amino-acid sequence FNASASRDADGDVLKYHWDFGDGQSASGPVAKHTYKGPGEYMVRLLLDDGRGTHGSISEANVKVMVNAPPVAVIDIR is encoded by the coding sequence AATTTAACGCCAGTGCTTCGCGCGATGCGGACGGGGATGTGCTCAAGTATCACTGGGACTTTGGGGACGGGCAATCGGCATCTGGGCCGGTGGCCAAGCACACTTACAAGGGGCCGGGTGAGTACATGGTGCGTCTGCTGCTGGATGACGGCCGGGGGACCCATGGCTCTATCAGCGAAGCCAATGTCAAGGTGATGGTCAACGCCCCGCCGGTCGCGGTGATCGATATTCGATAG
- the glmS gene encoding glutamine--fructose-6-phosphate transaminase (isomerizing): MCGIIGLIQAREDSVPAVMQGLNFLEYRGYDSAGLAVVDTEGKISCIKQVGKTDFLRKRLEESPLAGPLALGHTRWATHGEPSELNAHPHLSGDGRIAVVHNGIIENYATLREWLEGCGHQFISQTDTEVIAHLIQQHYRGDLVHAVQESLNLVEGAYAIAVLCSDHPWQLVGARSGSPLVVGIGDNGGFSLASDEGALQHLASKVVHLPENSIVLLTPTEYKTVSLANQAVQAEVREISVRLHEIDKGGYPHFMLKEIYEQPDTLRNALRGRILEDAGTARLGGLDPVIENLDRIKKFVLVGCGSSWHAALIGEYMLENIAGIEVEVDYASELRYRRFTVDPNITAMMIVSQSGETADTLEVMRMAKQHGMLTLGMCNTPGSSVSRETDAGIHLRAGREIGVASTKTFTSQVITFSLLSLLLARRKGEMNEEHGQRFVQALKHLPGQVEKALESNDLMKRIVHENQEYTNVIFLGRGYNFPVALEGALKLKEIAYVHAEGYPAAEMKHGPIALIYSKMPSIVIGTQPEDVLYQKMLSNIEEIRSRKGRVCAIASREDKNLEALAEEVCYVPETYASLSPIVNVIPLQLLAYHAAVLRGCDVDRPRNLAKSVTVE; encoded by the coding sequence ATGTGCGGAATTATAGGACTCATTCAAGCTAGAGAAGATTCGGTCCCTGCAGTAATGCAGGGACTGAATTTTCTGGAGTACCGGGGTTATGACTCTGCCGGATTGGCGGTTGTCGACACTGAGGGGAAGATCTCCTGCATTAAGCAGGTGGGGAAGACGGATTTTCTCAGGAAGCGGTTGGAGGAGTCCCCGCTCGCAGGCCCTTTGGCGTTGGGCCATACGCGTTGGGCCACGCACGGGGAGCCTTCGGAGCTCAATGCACACCCCCATCTCAGCGGGGACGGGCGTATTGCCGTGGTGCACAACGGCATCATCGAAAACTACGCAACCCTGCGCGAGTGGCTCGAGGGCTGCGGCCATCAGTTCATTTCCCAGACCGACACCGAGGTTATCGCCCACCTGATCCAACAACATTATCGCGGTGATTTGGTTCATGCCGTGCAGGAGTCTCTCAACCTGGTGGAAGGCGCTTATGCCATTGCCGTGCTTTGCTCGGATCACCCCTGGCAATTGGTGGGTGCGCGCAGCGGGAGCCCTTTGGTGGTAGGCATCGGGGACAACGGGGGCTTCAGCCTGGCTTCGGATGAGGGGGCTCTGCAGCACTTGGCTTCGAAAGTGGTCCATCTTCCGGAAAACAGCATTGTGTTGCTGACGCCTACGGAATACAAGACCGTTTCTTTGGCCAATCAGGCGGTGCAGGCCGAGGTCCGGGAGATCAGTGTCCGGCTTCATGAGATTGACAAGGGTGGCTATCCGCATTTCATGTTGAAAGAGATATACGAGCAGCCGGATACCTTGCGCAACGCCTTGCGCGGGCGCATCCTGGAGGATGCGGGCACAGCGCGTCTGGGCGGTTTGGATCCGGTGATTGAGAATCTGGACCGGATTAAGAAATTTGTTTTAGTCGGATGCGGGAGCTCCTGGCATGCGGCGCTGATCGGCGAGTACATGCTCGAGAATATCGCGGGCATCGAGGTGGAAGTGGATTATGCTTCGGAGCTGCGCTACCGGCGGTTCACTGTGGATCCCAACATCACGGCCATGATGATTGTGAGCCAGTCCGGGGAGACCGCCGACACCTTGGAGGTTATGCGCATGGCCAAGCAGCACGGGATGCTCACCTTGGGTATGTGCAACACCCCGGGCAGCTCGGTCAGCCGCGAAACCGATGCCGGGATTCACTTGCGCGCAGGCCGCGAGATCGGCGTGGCTTCCACAAAAACCTTTACATCCCAGGTGATCACCTTTAGTCTACTGAGCTTGCTTCTGGCCCGGCGCAAAGGGGAGATGAACGAGGAGCACGGGCAGCGTTTTGTGCAGGCCTTGAAGCATTTGCCCGGGCAAGTGGAAAAGGCGCTCGAATCCAATGACTTGATGAAGCGCATTGTGCACGAGAACCAGGAATACACCAACGTTATTTTCCTGGGCCGCGGATATAATTTCCCGGTGGCGCTGGAAGGGGCGCTCAAGCTCAAAGAGATTGCGTATGTGCACGCGGAAGGCTATCCGGCAGCTGAGATGAAGCACGGGCCCATTGCCCTGATTTATTCGAAGATGCCGAGCATTGTGATCGGGACCCAGCCCGAAGACGTGCTCTATCAGAAGATGCTTTCCAATATAGAGGAAATTCGCAGCCGCAAGGGGCGGGTGTGCGCTATTGCCAGCCGGGAGGACAAGAACCTTGAGGCTCTGGCAGAGGAAGTCTGCTATGTGCCGGAGACATACGCGTCTCTGAGCCCCATAGTGAACGTGATACCCTTACAGCTTTTGGCCTATCATGCAGCTGTATTGCGCGGATGCGATGTGGACCGGCCGCGCAACCTGGCCAAGAGCGTAACCGTGGAGTAG
- a CDS encoding DUF481 domain-containing protein, whose product MKKGSMPVPGTGAWHQCLARVLVGIAVVVVSTFGLSARAAHAEDFDDGGWKGKIKAGVNYTDGTATATDAMLHAKGAYSWDKTKLTLEGEVRYGKSKGETNTDYKKASARYDWEISRISYLFTNVGLMNDRINNIDLRTTVGIGAGHHLIAEPKQTLDVEYGLEGSRDQIKDEKDTTDLFARIAGIYHLKLSDSADFSETLEIFPGLSDLNETRGRSETTLTTKITERVSTELRLVVDYDNEPAVTAENIETRVDASIGYLF is encoded by the coding sequence ATGAAGAAAGGTAGCATGCCGGTGCCAGGCACCGGTGCCTGGCACCAGTGCCTGGCACGTGTTCTTGTCGGGATTGCCGTGGTTGTGGTTAGTACTTTTGGACTCTCTGCGCGCGCAGCCCATGCCGAAGACTTTGACGACGGCGGATGGAAGGGCAAGATCAAGGCCGGTGTCAACTATACCGATGGCACGGCGACCGCAACCGATGCCATGCTGCACGCCAAGGGTGCTTACAGTTGGGACAAGACCAAGCTGACCCTTGAGGGGGAAGTGCGTTACGGCAAGTCCAAAGGGGAAACGAACACGGATTACAAGAAGGCCTCGGCGCGCTATGATTGGGAGATTTCAAGAATCTCGTATCTATTTACCAATGTAGGGTTAATGAATGACCGGATCAATAATATCGACTTGAGAACCACGGTGGGCATCGGTGCGGGGCATCATCTGATCGCTGAACCCAAGCAGACTCTGGACGTGGAATACGGTCTCGAGGGTTCAAGGGACCAGATCAAGGACGAGAAAGACACCACAGACCTCTTTGCCAGAATCGCCGGTATCTATCATCTCAAGCTTTCGGACAGCGCTGATTTTTCGGAGACCTTGGAGATCTTTCCCGGCTTGAGCGATTTGAATGAGACTCGGGGGCGTTCTGAGACGACCTTAACCACAAAGATCACCGAGCGTGTATCCACAGAACTTCGCTTGGTTGTGGACTACGATAACGAGCCCGCAGTTACGGCCGAGAATATTGAAACGCGGGTCGACGCGTCGATCGGGTATTTGTTCTAA
- the amrB gene encoding AmmeMemoRadiSam system protein B gives MAETRTPAVAGQFYPADPKELTQMIEGLLEDVSPPLTPSEAIRAVVVPHAGYVYSGAVAAHSFTPFRGQSIDTVVLIGPSHRIPVNGAAVYPSGAFRTPLGDVPVDAAFSARLTELSGWIRADKIPHGPEHSLEVQLPFLQRALKGDFKIVAVVSNSLPPQGTQDVGRALARAISEYTEAGQKTLLVISTDLTHYPSEADAHEVDGAALKAIETGDPAEVRRCIDQWMSTGTKNLACVMCGDDALLVGMTAAKELGATDIQVLKYATSADSPHGEADRVVGYASIVFQEAGGTEQAGEPALSALIDFLKSHPETERKLLNLARAAVASQAKGARTPPPDPELAQELGPLAQTLVPVFVTLRKQGRLRGCIGTREGHMSLLDGVSHYAVLSSCRDSRFRPVEASELSQLDVELSILSGSVPVESADEIEPGVHGVRVQSKDGRRSGVFLPQVWEETGWDMEEFMSELCSQKAGLPPDAWKRGQVDLFVFEVYKIE, from the coding sequence ATGGCTGAGACGCGCACTCCTGCTGTGGCCGGGCAATTCTACCCGGCCGATCCCAAGGAACTGACACAAATGATTGAGGGCCTCCTGGAGGATGTGAGCCCGCCGCTCACACCCTCAGAAGCGATCCGCGCGGTGGTGGTTCCTCACGCGGGCTACGTCTATTCGGGCGCAGTGGCGGCGCACAGCTTTACGCCGTTTCGTGGCCAATCCATTGACACCGTTGTATTGATAGGACCCTCGCACCGGATTCCTGTGAACGGGGCAGCGGTGTATCCTTCCGGCGCTTTCCGGACGCCTTTAGGCGATGTGCCGGTTGACGCGGCCTTTTCCGCGCGGCTGACCGAACTTTCCGGTTGGATACGGGCGGACAAAATCCCTCACGGGCCCGAGCACAGTCTGGAAGTCCAGCTTCCTTTTTTGCAGCGGGCGCTCAAGGGCGATTTTAAAATCGTGGCTGTGGTCAGCAACTCGCTTCCGCCCCAAGGCACGCAGGATGTGGGGCGGGCCCTGGCGCGGGCTATTTCCGAATATACGGAAGCGGGCCAAAAGACCTTGCTTGTGATCTCGACCGACCTGACGCACTATCCCTCGGAGGCGGATGCGCATGAGGTGGACGGCGCGGCGCTTAAAGCCATTGAGACCGGCGATCCGGCCGAGGTCCGGCGCTGCATTGATCAGTGGATGTCCACCGGGACCAAGAATCTTGCTTGTGTGATGTGCGGGGACGATGCGCTTTTGGTGGGCATGACTGCGGCAAAGGAATTGGGGGCCACGGATATCCAAGTGCTCAAATACGCGACCTCTGCGGATTCGCCTCATGGCGAAGCGGACCGGGTCGTGGGATATGCGTCCATTGTATTTCAGGAAGCAGGGGGTACGGAGCAGGCAGGGGAGCCTGCGCTTTCCGCCTTGATCGATTTCCTCAAATCCCATCCGGAGACAGAGCGGAAGCTCTTGAACTTGGCGCGGGCCGCGGTGGCCTCCCAGGCCAAAGGCGCCAGGACTCCGCCTCCGGATCCGGAGCTGGCTCAGGAGTTAGGCCCGTTGGCACAAACCTTGGTGCCGGTGTTTGTGACGCTCCGAAAGCAAGGCCGCTTGCGCGGGTGTATCGGCACCAGGGAAGGCCACATGTCCCTTTTGGACGGGGTGTCGCACTATGCTGTGCTGTCATCCTGCAGGGATTCCCGCTTCAGGCCCGTGGAGGCCTCCGAGCTTTCGCAGCTGGATGTGGAACTCTCCATTCTTTCCGGCAGCGTACCGGTTGAAAGCGCAGATGAAATCGAGCCGGGCGTGCACGGCGTGCGTGTGCAATCCAAGGATGGCCGGCGCTCGGGCGTGTTCCTGCCCCAGGTGTGGGAAGAGACCGGGTGGGACATGGAGGAATTTATGTCGGAGCTCTGTTCGCAAAAGGCGGGACTGCCTCCGGATGCGTGGAAGCGCGGCCAAGTCGATTTGTTTGTTTTCGAAGTCTACAAAATTGAATAG
- a CDS encoding class II fumarate hydratase has product MKTEFRIAKDSMGEMQIPAHMLYGASTQRAVLNFPVSGLRLQRGFLEALGAVKEASAVVNRGLGKLDAKRSAAIVKACRAVSKGEYDEHFVVDVFQTGSGTSTNMNANEVIATLASKALPAASKVHPNDHVNMGQSSNDVIPTAMHVAAVAEINRMLLPALEGLHKSLKAKSKDFAKILKSGRTHLQDATPVTLGQEFGGHARQIELGIARVKAVLPHLRELAIGGTAVGTGLNTHPDFAKGVCGELSKRYNEKFVEAKDHFEAQAAKDAYVEASGALKTLAVSLTKICNDIRWLSSGPRTAFGETSIPATQPGSSIMPGKINPVMPEAVLMVAAQVIGNDLTISLGAASGNFELNVMMPVMAYNMLQSIECLANSVALLDKRCVQGLVANEETCRGTLEKNLSSCTALAPAVGYDTAAALSKEALATGKTIREIAKEKKVLPDKEIDRILDPSKMLRPR; this is encoded by the coding sequence ATGAAAACTGAATTCAGAATAGCCAAGGACTCTATGGGCGAGATGCAGATCCCGGCCCACATGCTTTACGGCGCCTCGACCCAGCGGGCGGTGTTGAACTTTCCTGTGAGCGGACTGCGGTTGCAGCGCGGTTTCTTGGAAGCCTTGGGCGCCGTTAAGGAAGCCTCAGCCGTGGTGAATCGCGGTCTGGGCAAGCTGGATGCCAAGCGCAGCGCCGCCATTGTGAAAGCCTGCCGCGCGGTGTCCAAGGGCGAGTACGACGAACACTTTGTGGTGGATGTGTTCCAGACCGGTTCCGGGACTTCCACCAATATGAATGCCAATGAGGTGATTGCCACCTTGGCAAGCAAAGCTTTGCCGGCCGCTTCCAAAGTGCATCCGAATGACCACGTGAACATGGGGCAGTCTTCCAATGACGTGATTCCCACGGCCATGCATGTGGCCGCCGTGGCGGAAATCAACAGGATGTTGTTGCCGGCCTTGGAAGGCTTGCACAAGAGTCTCAAGGCTAAATCCAAGGATTTCGCGAAGATCCTCAAGAGCGGGCGCACTCACTTACAGGATGCGACGCCAGTAACTCTGGGCCAGGAATTCGGCGGCCACGCGCGGCAGATCGAGCTGGGCATTGCGCGCGTCAAGGCGGTGTTGCCGCACTTGCGCGAGCTGGCTATCGGCGGAACCGCGGTGGGCACGGGCCTCAACACGCATCCGGATTTTGCCAAAGGGGTTTGCGGGGAGCTCTCCAAACGCTACAACGAAAAGTTTGTGGAAGCCAAGGATCACTTTGAGGCCCAGGCTGCCAAGGATGCCTATGTGGAGGCGAGCGGGGCGCTCAAGACTTTGGCCGTGTCGCTTACCAAAATCTGTAATGATATCCGCTGGCTCAGCTCCGGGCCGCGCACCGCCTTCGGCGAGACTTCTATCCCTGCCACGCAGCCGGGGTCTTCCATTATGCCGGGCAAGATCAATCCGGTCATGCCCGAGGCCGTGTTAATGGTGGCGGCGCAGGTGATCGGCAATGATCTGACGATCAGCCTGGGAGCGGCGTCCGGGAATTTCGAGCTCAATGTGATGATGCCGGTCATGGCTTACAACATGCTGCAATCCATTGAGTGTTTGGCGAATTCCGTGGCGCTTTTGGACAAGCGCTGCGTGCAAGGGCTCGTGGCGAATGAGGAGACTTGCCGCGGCACCTTGGAGAAGAATCTTTCTTCATGCACGGCGCTGGCGCCCGCAGTGGGCTATGATACGGCGGCCGCGCTTTCCAAAGAGGCCTTGGCCACGGGCAAGACCATCCGCGAAATCGCCAAAGAAAAGAAAGTTTTGCCGGACAAGGAGATCGACCGCATCCTCGATCCCTCCAAAATGCTGCGGCCGAGATAG
- a CDS encoding nucleotidyltransferase substrate binding protein — MLDLSSLQKALATLDETIQRATDSSLMGGLDKVTQNAVRAGVIQHFEFTYELCWKFIQRWIRLNRTPEDAEPRARKELFRLAAEYGLIEDPVPWFDYAEARNLTSHTYDEVKAERVYEASLRFLPDARYLLEKLEQNNG; from the coding sequence ATGCTGGATCTGAGTAGTCTGCAGAAAGCGTTGGCGACTTTGGACGAGACCATTCAAAGAGCCACTGACAGCTCCTTAATGGGGGGGTTGGACAAAGTCACTCAAAATGCCGTCAGGGCCGGGGTGATCCAGCATTTTGAATTTACTTATGAGCTCTGTTGGAAATTTATCCAGCGTTGGATTCGTTTAAACCGCACGCCGGAAGATGCCGAGCCGCGCGCTCGAAAGGAGTTGTTTCGATTGGCTGCCGAGTACGGATTGATTGAAGACCCAGTTCCTTGGTTTGATTACGCAGAGGCGCGGAATCTTACTTCACACACCTATGATGAAGTGAAAGCAGAACGGGTATATGAGGCTTCTCTTCGATTCTTGCCTGATGCCCGGTACTTGCTGGAAAAACTCGAGCAAAACAATGGCTAA
- a CDS encoding nucleotidyltransferase domain-containing protein: MAKLEDGHLAEIKRILTSLVPEYEVRIYGSRVNGSARSYSDVDLAVKGDGPLNAGVLEKLKDSFAASDLPMRVDVLDWHDTSEAFQKIISQNCEVIQEAKLSS, encoded by the coding sequence ATGGCTAAGCTGGAGGACGGGCATCTCGCGGAGATCAAACGGATACTGACCTCTCTTGTGCCCGAATATGAAGTTCGTATTTATGGTTCCAGGGTGAACGGGAGCGCACGGTCCTATTCGGATGTGGATTTGGCCGTGAAGGGCGACGGCCCATTGAATGCGGGCGTCCTGGAGAAGCTGAAAGACAGCTTTGCCGCCTCAGACCTGCCTATGCGAGTGGATGTGCTCGATTGGCATGACACCTCAGAAGCCTTCCAAAAGATTATTTCCCAGAATTGCGAAGTGATTCAGGAAGCTAAGCTGTCATCCTGA
- a CDS encoding DMT family transporter: MSLPARKKAFAYMFAGSLSFALMGALARVATQRLPFLEVVFFRSLIGLLMIVPVIHYKGQSFRGRHPVFLTLRSFAGFAALCLYFLALSGLPLGLAVMLNYTSPIFTVILAAIFLKERLTLPVGAAVLAAFAGIGLLLKPGGDWAGWLPWVAVASGLLAAVAYVTIRYLGRFESPGTIIFYFCLFATLASLPMMLVAGFVLPDTGQCLLLLGIGVVGTVGQMGMTTAYAYADAGRVSTWSYITPLTAFLIGAGVWREIPDLWSALGSLLIIGSAVYLLRRD, encoded by the coding sequence ATGTCCTTGCCCGCGCGTAAGAAAGCCTTCGCCTATATGTTCGCCGGTTCCCTGAGCTTTGCGCTTATGGGAGCCTTGGCGCGCGTAGCCACACAGCGCCTTCCGTTTTTGGAGGTTGTGTTCTTTCGCAGCCTGATCGGCCTGCTGATGATTGTGCCGGTCATTCACTACAAAGGCCAGTCGTTTCGCGGTCGGCATCCGGTGTTTCTCACGCTGCGTTCCTTTGCGGGCTTCGCCGCTCTCTGCCTGTACTTCCTGGCGCTTTCCGGCCTGCCGCTGGGCTTGGCCGTGATGCTCAATTACACCTCGCCCATCTTTACGGTGATCCTCGCAGCTATTTTTCTGAAAGAGCGGCTGACTCTTCCGGTGGGAGCGGCCGTGCTGGCGGCTTTTGCGGGGATCGGGCTATTGCTCAAACCCGGCGGGGATTGGGCGGGCTGGCTGCCGTGGGTGGCTGTGGCCAGCGGTTTGCTTGCAGCCGTGGCCTATGTGACGATCCGCTATTTAGGACGATTTGAAAGCCCGGGCACCATTATTTTTTACTTCTGCCTCTTTGCCACTCTGGCGAGTCTGCCGATGATGCTGGTGGCCGGTTTTGTTCTGCCAGATACAGGGCAGTGCTTGCTCTTGCTGGGCATTGGAGTTGTGGGCACGGTGGGGCAGATGGGCATGACCACGGCCTATGCCTATGCCGATGCCGGGCGGGTGAGCACCTGGTCTTATATCACACCGTTGACTGCGTTTCTGATCGGCGCGGGGGTTTGGCGAGAAATTCCGGACCTGTGGTCCGCCTTGGGGTCGCTCCTCATCATCGGCAGCGCCGTTTACCTTCTCCGCCGCGATTGA